Below is a genomic region from Silurus meridionalis isolate SWU-2019-XX chromosome 10, ASM1480568v1, whole genome shotgun sequence.
CTTCTAATATAGTTTACACTTGGGTTAATAAACATATCTTTCCAGGATTTTGTTATGTGTCTTAAGAGTTCATGTACAAAACTAATATTGTTGTCTGTCTGTGATGGAGAATGGAAACACAAAAACCGGGGTGTCCTAAAACGGAaggtatattttaaaatgtacaatgtacCACCGAACTTCATGGTGGACCaaggccaaaataataaacaaaaacactcttttaacaaacacaaatcacctacaaacaaacccaaaagaaagacaaaacacTCTCCTCACCCCCTCACCAAAACCAGGACAGAAACCCCCCTACTACCagtgaacaaaacaaacatgtacatatatttacatgtataaTACAGTGAGCTAATCACAGTGAGAACGGGACAAGGCAAACTCAGTCAGAACGTGGGTAGGTCAGTAACAGGACATCACACAAACCCTGGAACAGAATAACACGATCTAAGCAAACTCTAAGCACACACCgcatacaaatacaatacaacccGCTAAATACTGCGGGTTGTAACACATGACTCggccagagaaaagctgttgctatcaaacattgtttacttaatcaactgatTCAATGTAATGGTGAAAGATCAGATCAAATAGAccaattgatggaaggtttgtgAAGAAACTTCTTGCtcccttgtaaaaaaaattttttttaattgttaattcccttttttttttattcatacatggtgtggctgctgtattttttgtgtttattttgatgCAATCGTATACAAAGTATATACAAAGTTAATGATACAATTGatacaattaataaaacaatcttATACAAAGTATGATACAAAGTTAAGGTATTCAgtattttagtttagtttaaaatatattttgatgtatctttgcccaaccctggtTTTGGCATTGTTCTGgacataataaatacaaatgcacaggaataaataaaattgaatgaaCTAATCaatgtattattacattaaacgTATTCACACAATTAGTCATGTGCAATCACAAGACAGGTTACCAAGTCATAAAAAAATAGCTGTCTGGATGTGCTAAATTGTAATCCGTGATCATTATGGAGCAGCTCCTTCGCAAATAATTATTCTGCTGCATTCGGACAAGCAGGAGACAAACACATGAAGTATCTCTTACTGTCGGACAAAATTTGAGAACTTGGAATGCATTAAGTACGGTTGAATAGTATTTACCTGTAGGTTCTGGTTGCAGAccacctgtgtgtgtgccttTAGGTGGCGGTGCACACACCTCCCAAAATGAAGGAGGCATACATGGTCCATTTGAGCAAAAGCCTGTGAACACACAGGACGCCTGAGAACCAAACAGCTGGAGCAGCTGGTGTGTTGACAGAAACCTCCACATTCATGCTTTTCAATGACCTGCAATGTCAAACAGGCTACATTGTCAGCATATATTTCACAAATGTATGATTCAGATAGTTGAGTTAGGACTACATTTTCATGTATACACtgtagtgtatgtgtttgtttcatGATCTGTCACAATGATTATGAATTATGGATAAAAATGTGTTCTTTGTTCATTTCCTGTCATAATAGTATTGCGTATGTTTATTAGGTAGATCGAACCTCTGACtgccttttacacacacacaaaacatttagtAAAATAGTTCTGTAATCATTGTCACAGGCCTAAATATTTGGCTGAGCAGATTTCATTTGGGTTTGCATGACAGATTCCCATGTACAGTCTGGATGACAAGTGTCACTTTCATGAACTTTGAGTACTTAATTGACACACAAATGCTCTATGAAATCAATACATTAAAGTTATTGATATTGGTTAAATGACTGAATTATATATACTTAAACAAAAGTGATCCAGAATAGAGCAGAATCAAAGTTTTGCTGTATTTGTTTATAGTTTATCAATTTAACTGATCATgatgttaacattttttaacgatatataacaatattaatGCATAATAACATACATTATAATGCAAATTCTCTACAGTACTGAACATGTACTAGTAGCAAAGCTCTCCAACCCCTGTTTAGGTGGCAAGGATGCTGGAAGATGCAGTAGAAAGTCCCAGCTGATTGAGAAACTTTCTTACCTGACTTGCAAATCCCTTTATGCTCTGCTTCATATTTGCCCTCAGTAGCTTcctggtatacacacacacaccaagccttcattaagtcaagtcaagtctatttctatagcgcttttcacaacagacattgtctcaaagcagcttcacattgtctcaaaacagcatCACACTTCCCCAGGTATTCCTATGTTCCTCCACAGTTTTCCCCAGCTTGTTTTGAACATGAAGAGCAGCAAACACAAATGCCTGTACTAACACTGTGCTTACAGTGTTGCACTCTGCAAGGGGAACAGTGGATGCTCTGGCAGGGTGGACAGTGCAGGGCTTTCTTGAACCTGCAATCCAGATTTTCTGCACTCTAAACTGGGCATCACAATTGTTGCAGTGCAAAccagtaaaacattttaatgctcTGAAATCCATGAAAACATGAAGTGACCATCAActctcctttttatttaaagatcCCTACACCTAAAATCTCATGCTCCAAAACAGCTGTCTTTTTCTCCACAAAAACATCTCTACGTTTTAAGCAATTTGAGATAAGTTGGTTCAAAGGGAAAATACTAGCCCCTTTGTCAAGCATTCAAAACCAAGAGGCAAGTCTGTGAAAGACCAAGATAATCAGCCTTTTCGAACAAAGATGAGATCAGGACATTGGCTGGTTATCTAAGGAGCATTTGTGTGCACCAAGCCAGAATAGTCGTAATAAAACTGCACTACAGACCTCAAACACTGTTAAGCGTTTATCTTGGCCGCATTGTGTTTCATAAGGTGTAAGACAGATTGCATACTGTGATCCAAATGACACTTCATAATAAAGTTATAACAATGTGAAGgtgaggaagaccacccctcctcccagtgaccaggtgctctgtttaaccacagctgaagtgaggaaaactctatgcagagttaacccacagaagtctgctggaccagacaacattccctGGCAGAGCGCTCAGGGAATTTGTGCAGCGGATGTCTttaccgacatcttcaacatcttcctgagcagcaacgttgtttcTACATGTATCAAAACAACGATCAGCGATTCCGTGtcgaagaagtctactgtctcctgccttaatgactatcgtcctgtcgcgctcacacccatcgtgataaagtgcttcgagaggctcgtcatgaggcacattaacacccagcttccaccctcactggaccccatgcagtttgcgtatttTCCAAACCGCTCCATGGATGATGCTATcaccacaaccctccatctggccctcacccacctggacaacaaggacacgTATGTACAAGTGCTGTTTATTGACtttagctcagcattcaacacaatcatccctcagcacctgattgagaagctgagcctactgggcctgaacacttcgctctgcaactggatcctggaccgtatctccagcaccaccacactgagcactggggcccctcagggctgtgtgttcagcccactgctgttcactctgctgactcgactgtgtagcaatgcacagctccaaACACATTCTCACGTTTGCCGACGACacaaccgtggtgggtctcatcagcaagaacgatgagtcagcatacagagaggaggtgcaccatttaacagcctggtgtggagccaacaacctgtctctgaacgttgacaaaaccaaataaATGGTTGTgaacttcaggagagcacagagcggccattctccactgatcaccgatggatcctcagtggagatcgtcaaaagcaccaaattccttggtgttcatttggcggataacctcacctggtcactcaacaccagctccatcaccaagaaggcccagcagcatctctacttcttGAGAAGGCTAAGGAAaactcatctccctcccccccaccctgaccatgttctacagagggaccattgagagcatcctgagcagctgcatcactgcccgGTTTGGGAACTGCCCGGTTTCGGatcacaagaccctacagaggatagtgaggatagCTAAGAAGATCATGAATCATCTCTCCACTACATCATGgtcatttacaccacacgctgcatccgcaaagtcaacagcattgtggacgaccccacacacccctcattcacactcttcaccctcctgccatcaggaaagcggttcCAAAGCATTTGGGCCATCACATtcagactgtgcaacagcttttttccgcaagccatcaggctcctcaacacacagaactaaactgGAACTCACTGAACTGTGTGTTACTAAAAATGTACAACCTGAAggtaacacactcattactcatctcaatccattccaccaccatttatttatttattatttattaatgcatctttcgactgctgctactgcagTTTTTTCACTGCAtagtgtttgtttacatatactcggttatagtctttatagttatttttgcacagtactatatatttacagtaaacagtaggtttactagttggTGCTATCttgtattatgtgtattttcttgtgttgtctgtctgtactgcttttcatctgcactgtttgcattaGGTTGCACTCGAATCACCTTATGTAGCtttgttgtagctctatgttgtttagtgtggCACCAGGGTTCTagaggaacattgtctcgtttttactgcgtactgtgtaccactgtgtatagtagaaatgacaataaaagcctcttgacttgactaaaacAATTTCCAAATGATGACTTCAAAATGCATTAAAGAGAGCACAACGGTTTGCTTCTTCAAGACTTTTATTAAATTAGAGCTCTATAAAACACAGCAGAATGCTATCGTTTGCTTTGCTGACATTTTCATAACGCAAATCTGTTACTTTAAAAATGGAAACTCTCAGGTTCTGTGAGAAGACGTCTTTATATATGCATTTGCAAAGTAACCATAGTGATATTTTTCAATCTTTCTGTAACAATAAACAACTGCATGATTTAATGACGCTGCGCATAAAGGAATGCGGTTAAACTGCAAATGTAACAATGTTCACAAAATTAGTGctgcgaaagaaagaaaaatcaccacaatattttttaatgtgtgaCTAAACATAACTCCATAATTCTGATTCACATGGAATGCATTCATAAactgcgctctctctctctctctctctgcagataGAAATATGCTTTTATCAGATTTGGTACACTACACTCAATGCATCTAAACAAAAATTTACAAACGATCACcaagaagtagaaaaaaaacatatcgtCCATAGGCATGTGATCGCTtctaagatattttttttacattgggCTTCCCttcatttactgtattattaacaTTACTAAACAAGAAGTAATACATGTATTAAATAATGTTGAATTTTTGTTAATTGTCAAATAAATTCACTTACTCTGACCAATGTTTATTGAATCCATGATTAAAAAGAAGTCTtaataaattcataataattCCTTTACATCATGTTccatatttctgtattttgcCAGTAAGCAGCCACAgtcattttttattcactttatgcATTGATGGGAGAAAAAATGATGTTAATGTAACAATAACTACTAATGCTACTGGAAAGTGGTAGCCCACTGGTTAGGATGTTGGATTTATAATCAAAAggtcatgaattcaaatcccagcaccatcactgcccttgagcaaggcccttaaccctcaacagctcagttgtataaatgagacgATTGCTCTGtgtaagggcatctgctaaatgtaaCGAATGACTGTAATAAACATGTAGGTTATTTTGATCACGGTATTAAGTGTTAATGCTGCTGTTCATGTAAACTGATAACGGCAGTTGAGGGAACCTTAATGTAAATCTTCTAAGATCGATCACTTCAAATGCTGTCTTACTGAGCAAAAGCAGTGACTAGTAATGTCTCAATGCAAGGACAGCAGAAATGTATTCAAAATACATAgactttttttctgaaatttgCATAGAAAGTCAATTTTTATGTCAAGTAGCTCTTTGAAACAGTAATACTGTCGACTCTTTAATACACTTCCATGTGAAGCTTCTGTTTTCCCATCGGTCAGTTTTCATTGATTCAGACTTTTAATAAAAGGACATAACCTGACTCTGACCTCTTGTTTTCCCACAGCAAACACTAGATTTACCTACCTGCAATATAAACCAGAGAACAACGTATCACAAATCTTTCTCTGCGTAAACCACTTAAGCTCAGGCTAATGTGTGTTATATGGGATATGGTTCAGGTTTCTAGCTCGATTCTGGACGTAGGTCTGGCTGTAGGGAGAGGTCATGCgctgtagaggtgtgtgtttcGTCACTCAAAAAAATACAAGGTGGGGTTAGGAAACGGAGGTCACATAAAATCCTCATAGTCTTGTGCATAACCTCCCTCGAACTCTCCGTAATCATCAAAGTCATCTTTCAGCTTGGCTTTTAAACCGCCTCCTGGTAAAccacctttctttttcttctttcctttttgctGTTCATTTATCAACAACAGAGAGAAAACACCACAGAATTAGGCAACAAACTAAAAATACGCATGGGCCAAAACTATTTAAATGCAATAGCTAATATGTTGTGTTATTTGGATCAAGTTGCGACAGTAGCAGGTATTTTGGCtctagatcagtggtccccaacccccgtgCTGCAGACTGGCACTGgtcgtgggtcaattggtaccgggccgcacagaaagaatacataacatacattatttccgtttttatttattatctgattccgAACGGCTTTATTTAggaaaattactggattctcaccgccacatctgtctattactcactcttgatgcatgtcatgatgccttggtcacatgtcttaccttcatccgctaccttcttaaaggggctgctccggccactaacacataatacattactgctaaagtgaaacccccaagctagcaaaatgaacaaaaagcaccacagtggattcatgtttattattatatttagaaaataccagtttttatcccggtcatatcattttattttgttgtatttatccgccacaccttgaaggccggtccatgaaaatattgtctgacattaatccggtccgtggtgcaaaaaaggttgggggaccactgctctagatTCTAC
It encodes:
- the si:ch73-330k17.3 gene encoding LOW QUALITY PROTEIN: IGFBP domain-containing protein (The sequence of the model RefSeq protein was modified relative to this genomic sequence to represent the inferred CDS: inserted 1 base in 1 codon; substituted 1 base at 1 genomic stop codon), which codes for MIVLNAELKSINSTCTYVSLLSRFKKALHCPPCQSIHCSPCRVQHCKHSVSTGICVCCSSCSKQAGENCGGTXEYLGKCDAWCVCVYQEATEGKYEAEHKGICKSVLKVHESDTCHPDCTWEXCHANPNEICSAKSLQVIEKHECGGFCQHTSCSSCLVLRRPVCSQAFAQMDHVCLLHFGRCVHRHLKAHTQVVCNQNLQGLCDVLLLTYPRSD